The Arthrobacter russicus genome has a segment encoding these proteins:
- a CDS encoding DUF6112 family protein, which yields MDVFPDFEGLSGIGDLREVVGGLLTFVLVIAVLMLIVCAIIWAVSSANGNHAAATKARTGVLVAVGAAALAGGGVAWMNWLIGIGEQL from the coding sequence ATGGACGTGTTCCCCGACTTCGAGGGCCTGTCGGGCATCGGCGACCTGCGCGAGGTCGTCGGTGGCCTGCTGACCTTCGTCCTGGTGATCGCCGTGCTCATGCTCATCGTCTGCGCGATCATCTGGGCCGTGTCGTCCGCGAACGGCAACCATGCCGCAGCGACCAAAGCACGCACGGGCGTGCTCGTCGCCGTCGGCGCCGCGGCACTGGCCGGTGGCGGCGTCGCGTGGATGAACTGGCTGATCGGCATCGGCGAACAGCTCTGA
- a CDS encoding DUF6112 family protein, with the protein MNIDINPNDSGLPGIAQLRTIVGAVMTVGLILSVLALIVSAIVWGFGANSSNPHLASRGKVGVLVSCGAAILCGASVTLINFFWNVGQQV; encoded by the coding sequence ATGAACATCGACATCAACCCGAACGACAGCGGGCTTCCTGGGATCGCCCAGTTGCGCACGATTGTCGGCGCCGTGATGACGGTCGGTCTGATCCTCAGCGTCCTGGCCTTGATCGTCAGCGCGATCGTGTGGGGCTTCGGCGCGAACAGCTCGAACCCCCATCTCGCCTCACGCGGCAAGGTCGGCGTGCTCGTCTCCTGCGGCGCCGCGATCCTGTGCGGTGCGTCGGTCACCCTCATCAACTTCTTCTGGAACGTCGGCCAGCAGGTCTGA